The following proteins are co-located in the Camelina sativa cultivar DH55 chromosome 12, Cs, whole genome shotgun sequence genome:
- the LOC104731127 gene encoding uncharacterized protein LOC104731127, with product MRRVPALIDKLKPIFQVSGSKGKVVRTIVPKKPVNGNIRERETMKKIEETVEPMVAFSRPPPYSPFVGPLLMYSLLQSWSSHDEDG from the exons ATGCGACGTGTTCCTGCTCTTATAGACAAGCTCAAACCGATCTTCCAGGTCTCAGGATCAAAAG GTAAAGTGGTAAGAACCATTGTACCCAAGAAACCTGTGAACGGGAACATTAGGGAAAGAGAAACTATGAAGAAGATCGAGGAAACGGTAGAGCCTATGGTTGCCTTCAGTAGACCACCGCCTTATTCACCATTTGTTGGTCCACTGCTCATGTATTCCCTTCTTCAATCATGGTCTAGCCACGATGAAGATGGCTAG
- the LOC104731129 gene encoding uncharacterized protein LOC104731129 isoform X2 codes for MAPKYDMEKMELRKNFRNVWHTDLSHSIQNDTPYCCFALWCAPCASYLLRKRALYNDMSRYICCAGYMPCSGRCGETKCPQFCLATEVFCCFGTSVASTRFLLQDEFQIQTTQCDNCIIGFMVCLSQVACIFSIVACIVGIDELSEASQLLSCLADMVYCTVCACMQTQHKMEMDKRDGKFGPQPMAVPPPQQMSRFDQAIPPTVGYPPQQGYPPSGYPQHPPQGYPPSGYPQHPAPPGYSQYPPGAYPPPAYPK; via the exons ATGGCGCCGAAGTACGATATGGAGAAGATGGAGCTCCGTAAGAACTTCCGTAACGTTTGGCATACCGATCTCTCCCACAGTATCCAGAACGATACTCCCT ATTGCTGCTTCGCATTGTGGTG TGCCCCTTGTGCATCATATTTGCTTCGCAAGCGTGCTCTTTACAATGACATGTCAAG GTACATTTGCTGCGCTGGTTACATGCCTTGTAGTGGTCGCTGTGGAGAAACCAAATGTCCTCAATTTTGTCTTGCCACTGAG GTCTTCTGCTGCTTTGGAACCTCTGTGGCCTCCACTCGTTTTCTTCTGCAAGATGAGTTCCAAATTCAGACGACACAATGTGACAACTGCATCATT GGTTTCATGGTTTGCCTCAGCCAAGTTGCTTGCATATTCTCCATAGTTGCTTGTATAGTCGGTATTGATGAGCTTTCTGAAGCTTCACAGTTGCTCTCTTGTTTAGCAGACATGGTGTACTGCAC AGTTTGCGCATGTATGCAG ACACAACACAAGATGGAAATGGACAAGAGAGACGGTAAGTTCGGCCCACAGCCAATGGCAGTGCCTCCGCCTCAGCAAATGTCACGGTTTGATCAAGCCATCCCACCCACAGTCGGTTACCCTCCACAGCAAGGTTATCCACCTTCTG GTTATCCTCAACACCCTCCACAAGGTTATCCACCTTCTGGCTATCCTCAACACCCAGCTCCACCAGGTTATTCTCAATACCCTCCAGGGGCTTATCCTCCTCCCGCTTACCCAAAGTAA
- the LOC104731129 gene encoding uncharacterized protein LOC104731129 isoform X1 — MAPKYDMEKMELRKNFRNVWHTDLSHSIQNDTPYCCFALWCAPCASYLLRKRALYNDMSRYICCAGYMPCSGRCGETKCPQFCLATEVFCCFGTSVASTRFLLQDEFQIQTTQCDNCIIGFMVCLSQVACIFSIVACIVGIDELSEASQLLSCLADMVYCTVCACMQTQHKMEMDKRDGKFGPQPMAVPPPQQMSRFDQAIPPTVGYPPQQGYPPSGYPQHPPQQGYPQHPPQGYPPSGYPQHPAPPGYSQYPPGAYPPPAYPK, encoded by the exons ATGGCGCCGAAGTACGATATGGAGAAGATGGAGCTCCGTAAGAACTTCCGTAACGTTTGGCATACCGATCTCTCCCACAGTATCCAGAACGATACTCCCT ATTGCTGCTTCGCATTGTGGTG TGCCCCTTGTGCATCATATTTGCTTCGCAAGCGTGCTCTTTACAATGACATGTCAAG GTACATTTGCTGCGCTGGTTACATGCCTTGTAGTGGTCGCTGTGGAGAAACCAAATGTCCTCAATTTTGTCTTGCCACTGAG GTCTTCTGCTGCTTTGGAACCTCTGTGGCCTCCACTCGTTTTCTTCTGCAAGATGAGTTCCAAATTCAGACGACACAATGTGACAACTGCATCATT GGTTTCATGGTTTGCCTCAGCCAAGTTGCTTGCATATTCTCCATAGTTGCTTGTATAGTCGGTATTGATGAGCTTTCTGAAGCTTCACAGTTGCTCTCTTGTTTAGCAGACATGGTGTACTGCAC AGTTTGCGCATGTATGCAG ACACAACACAAGATGGAAATGGACAAGAGAGACGGTAAGTTCGGCCCACAGCCAATGGCAGTGCCTCCGCCTCAGCAAATGTCACGGTTTGATCAAGCCATCCCACCCACAGTCGGTTACCCTCCACAGCAAGGTTATCCACCTTCTGGTTATCCTCAACACCCTCCACAACAAGGTTATCCTCAACACCCTCCACAAGGTTATCCACCTTCTGGCTATCCTCAACACCCAGCTCCACCAGGTTATTCTCAATACCCTCCAGGGGCTTATCCTCCTCCCGCTTACCCAAAGTAA